The following nucleotide sequence is from Halococcus saccharolyticus DSM 5350.
CTGCTCCAGGGACGAGTCGGGAGTTACACCGATCGAGTGGGCCACAAACACCAGTTCGTGATCGCGGGCGCGCTGGTGTACGCACTCGGCGCGGCGATCATCCCGCTCGCCGAATACGCCGATAGGGTGTTTCCCGCGCTCTCGACGAGCGCGTTCGGCGGGGTCACGCTCGCGCCCGCGTTTTTCGTGCTGTTCAGTGCGTTCGCGGTCATCGGCGTCGCCGACAGCCTCCGGCTCCCCGCGAGCATGGCGTTGTTCGTCGAGGAGGGCGAGCACTTCGACGCGGTGGCGGCGAGCCTCTCGCTGCGCTCGATCGGCTGGAAAGTCGGCCAAGTCGCCGGTCCCTTCACCGTGGGCGCGATCTGGGATGCGACGGGCGTGTTCGTCGCCTTCCTGACGGCCTCGGGGTTCATCGTGGTTGCCACAGGGGTGTTCGCCACGCTCTACAGCCTCGATCCTGCACCGAGCGCGACGCCCACACCGGGCGACTGACCTACCGGGACCACACCAGCGAGGACTTCGCCCGGGTGAAGCCAACACGCTTAATCGCCCGCCGACCCACTGTCCGGTAGTGTCGCTCGCGATTTCTACGACGGATCTCAAGAAAAGCTACGGCGACGTGCAGGCGCTCGACGGCCTCTCGCTGTCGGTCGAGCGGGGCGAGTTCTTCGGCCTCCTCGGCCCGAACGGCGCGGGCAAGACGACGTTCATCAACGTCCTCGTCGGCCTCGTCCGGAAATCCGGCGGCGAGGCGAGCGTGTTCGGCCACGACGTCGAGGACGAGTACCGCGAGGCCCGCGACCGGATCGGCCTCGCACCCCAGGAGTTCAACGTCGATCGATTCTTCCCGATCCGCGAGGTCCTGATCCACAAGGCAGGCTATCACGGGATTTCGACCGAGGAAGCTGGCGAGCGCGCCGACGAGGCACTCCAGACGGTGGGGATCTACGACAAGCGCGAGACCCGCTTCGACTGGCTTTCCGGCGGGATGAAACGCCGGTTCATGCTCGCCCGTGCGCTGGTTTCGGATCCTGACCTCTTGATCCTCGACGAACCCACTGCCGGGGTCGACGTCGAACTCCGCCGGGACCTCTGGGAGATCATCACCGAACTCAACGACGACGGCACCACGATCCTCCTCACCACCCACTACATCGAGGAAGCAGAACGCCTCTGTGACGAGGTCGCGATCATGGACTCGGGTCGGAAGGTCACGGTCGCGAGCCCCGACGAGCTGATGGCCCGCGGCAACGACACCATCAGGCTCCAGCTCCGCGAATCGCCCGCACGAGTCCCCGCGATCGACAACGAACGGGTCGAGAGCCTTGACCTCGACGGCGACACCCTCGTGGTCACGGCTCCGCAGGGCGGCGAGGTCTCGCCCGACCTCATCCGCCAGCTCGACCGCCAGGGTCACACCGTGGTCGACATCGACATCTCGCGGACCTCGCTCGAAGAGGTGTTCGTCGAGCTGACCAGGCGCGACGAAACTGGCGAAACCAATCAAGCCGATCCGGCCGACGAAACGGAATCGCCGGAGGCCTCGATATGAGCGTCGTCTCGACCGGGCTGCGAACCCTCGTCCACCGCGAGATCCTCCGGTTCGTCCGCCGGCCCCGGAACACCTTCCTGCCGCCGCTGATCACCAACGTGCTCTACTTCTCGGTGTTCGGGGTGATCCTCGGCGCGCGAGTCGGGGCGATCGAGGGGGTCGACTACATCCTCTATATCCTCCCGGGGCTGATCGTGCTCGGCGTGATCGCGAACGCCTTCGAGAACGCCTCCTTCTCGATCTTCCACGGCCGCTGGAACGAGTACATCCACGAGATCCAGACCTCGCCGCTCTCGTACACCGAGATGGTCGGTGCGTACGTGAGCGCGAGCGCGCTCCGTGGCGTGATCATCGGCGTCCTCATCGGGATCGTCGGCGCGATCATGATCCCGCTGACCATCGGGACCGGCGTCGGGCTCGCGAACCCGGTCTACGCGCTCGCGTTCGTGCTCGTGATCGCCGTGCTCTTTGCGGGCTTCGGCGTGATGGGCGGGCTGTGGGCGCGCGACTTCGATTACCTCACGGTGTTGAACCAGTTTATCATCCGTCCACTCGTGTTCTTCGGTGCGGTGTTCTACCCGCTCGACGCGCTGCCACCCGTGTGGCGAACGGTCTCGCTGGTGAACCCGATGGTCTACATGGTCGACGGGGTTCGATACGGCTTCCTCGGGATCGCATCGATCGAACCGAACGTCTCACTGGCCGTGCTCGCTGGCGCGGCCACAGCCGTCGTGGCGATCGATGTCTGGCTGTTCCAGCGCGGCTACGGGCTGACCGAGTAGGCCGTTCGTCCCGTCCCACAACAGCCGTCCCGACGACCGATCCGGCCACCGACGGCCGACCGGCCGTCCCGCACGTTTTTGCGGGTTCGGACGGTTGCCGGCGCATGAACACGAGTCTCGAACGCGCCATCACGGTAGGACGGGCGATCGTTCACGAACTCCGGATCGAGAAGGTGACGTTCGTGGCGGGCAGCATCGCCTATCACGCGTTCGTCTCGTTGCTCCCCTTCCTCCTCCTCGTGATCGCGGTGCTCTCGGCCGTCGGCAACCCACCCGAGGAGGCGATCGTTTCGCTCGCCGGCGCGGTGCTCACGGAGAACGCTGGCGACGCGCTGGTGCGGGAACTCGAATCCGCCGGCGCGTCGACCGGCGTCTCGGCTCTCGGCGGCGTGGTTCTGCTCTGGGGCGCGCTCCGCATCTTCCGGGGGCTCGACACGGCGTTCTCCGCGATCTACGAGACCGAGGCGCACAACACCATCGCCGACCAGTTCGCCGACGCGGTCGTGGTCTTTCTCACCGTCGGCCTCGCGATCGCCGTGGCGTGGGGTGTCGATGCGGTGCTCGCCACCGACGGTCCGGGTCTCGGGGCGTGGCTGCTCGAACGCCTGGTGCTCGTCTGTGGGTTGGGGCTCGTTCTCTTCCCGATGTACTACGTCTTCCCCGACGCCGATGTCTCGGTCCGCGAGGTGATTCCCGGAGTCGCCATCGCCGCCGTCGGACTCGTGGCGTTCGTTTCGGTCTTCCAGTTCTACGCCGCGCTCAGGACCGGCGAGGACGGCAGCGTCATCGTCGGTATCCTCGTGCTCCTCACGTGGCTGTACGTCAGCGGGCTCATCGTGCTGATCGGCGCGGTGGTCAACGCCGTGCTCTCGAATCGCAGTCAAGACATCGACATCGATCCGGTGATCGGGGATCACGCCACCGACGGCACGCGAGCCTTGGACCGCGAACACCTCGCTGCTGACCTCCGAAACGTGACTGCGAACGTCGAGGAGGGTGACGACCTGCGGATCGTGGTCGGCGCTACGGAGGTGCGCCTGCCGTCGCCGCGCCACGCAATGGCAGAAACAGACGACGAGACGCTCGTCCTCGAATTCGAGTGGCCGCCGTAAGACACCCAATGAATGTTATCGAATGGGTATCGAACAGCCACACACTGACATCATGTACCGGTAGAAGAAAACAAACGGGGATTGCACCAGCCGAGAATCGAACTCGGATCATGGGCTGTCTTCACGCGAACGGGGACCGTCCGCATTTGGAAGGCCCAGGTCTTGCCATTAGACCACTGGTGCTCACTCGAGTTTCTCTCGGCGTCGACTAAGGACCTTTCCCTTTAGCCGCACACCACGGCGTAGCAGTTTCCCGTTTCCTCGAAGACCCGTTCGAGCCCGAGAGCACTCGCTGAGACGTCTCGTTCGAACTCTGCAGGATCGTAGATGTGATAGTATCGCGGAACGGTCTCGCCGCCGGGCAGCGTCCAGTCGACGGTCGTATCGAACCCCTCCTCCCGATCGAACGTCTCGTGGGACGTACTCCACGCGCTCACGAGAGCACGCCCGCCCGATGCGAGCACGCGCGAGAGTTCGTCGAGACTCGCGACACGTGCGTCACGGGTCGGGAGGTGGTGGACCGTGGCAATGTAGACCCCGAGGGCCACGCTGTCGCTGGCGAGCGGGAGATGGGTTGCGTCGGCTTGGCAGAGTTCGATCGCGCCACCCGCTTTCTTCCCCCGGATTCGTTCGCGGGCGGTGTCGAGCACCGTGCGGCTCGCGTCGATCCCCACGACCTGCTCCGCGCGGTCGGCCAGCAGGGCGGCATGGCGGGCGTTGCCACAGCCGAGATCGAGGCCCCACTCGATCGCGTCGGTCGTTGGGGACGCACGCTCGACGAACCGCTCGACCGCCGGCCACGGGTGCGCGCGCGTCTCGGCGAAGTGGCTCCCAATCCGGTCGTAGGTTTCTCTGACGCCGCGGCGCGTGGGGTGGCCGTTCTCGTCCATCGTGTCCTCGTCGGTGGTTCGACCCACGACTACCTCAACCGTTCGTCCTTCGGCTCCGCGATCGGCCGATCCGAACGGATTCCCGACGGATCGGAACACCGGCGTTACGTTCATGACGCCAGGCGTCGTAGGCGAACCATATCGAATGAGGCGCGAGTACTTCGACCTCCACGTCAGCAACACCGACTGGGTGGCGGTGGACGGCCAGCCGGCGAAACCCACCCTCACCATCGACTTCGACGGGCCGAGCGAGGTGCTCGAGAAGCGACTCGCGGGAGCCGACGACGGCCTCGTCGATGCCGACGAAACCGACGTCAACTACCGCCTCCACGCCGACGACGGTGACGGCGTACTCAGTATCACCAACCGCATCACCGGCGACTTCGTGCTCGAACTCAACGCCGATGCGGACGGCGTACTCGGGTTCATCCGGGCAGCGCGCGCCTACGGCGAGGCGACCGACAACGAGGGACGCTACCGAGTGATCGTCCGCTTCGAGGGCCGTGACGTGCTCACCCAGGACAAAACGACCTTTCTCGTTTACAATAGCGAGGGGAACCTCGTGCGTCAGCACTCCCTGATCCCCGGCGGCGTCGAACTCTGAGACGGAGCCGTCGGTGGAAACCATCCGCCATAAATACCACCCGTCCGATCCTCGACCATGACTCTCTTCGGTACCGCGGGCATCCGTGGTGATGTCCGTGAGCGCCTCACGCCCGAGCTCGCGCTCGCGGTCGGCCGGGCCGCGGGAACCGACGCCGTCGATCGCGAGGATGCGTCGGCCGACATCGAGTTCGTGATCGCCCGCGACGGCCGCGAGACCGGCCCGGCGCTCGCGGCGGCGCTCGAAGCCGGCCTCGAAAGCGCGGGTACGACGGTTCGACGGGCAGGGGTACTCCCGACGCCGGCGCTCGCGTTCGCCTCGCGCGGCCGCCGCGGGGTGATGGTCACGGCGAGTCACAACCCACCGACCGACAACGGGCTGAAGCTGTTCGCCGACGGCGAGGAGTACGGCGACGACGCCGAAGCCAGGATCGAGAGCCGCGTCGAGGAGGACGGTTCGCCAGCGGCGTGGCACGATTGGGGCAACGCGGAACGGATCGACCCGCTTGCGGGTTACCGTGACCGCATCGCCGACTACGCCGAGGGTCACGGGGCGGCGCTCGACGGGATCGAGATCGTCGTCGACTGCGGCAACGGGATGGCGAGCCGCGCGACCCCGCAGGTGCTCCGCGCGCTCGGGGCCGACGTGGTGGCACTGAACGCGAACGTCGACGGCCACTTCCCCGCCCGTGGGAGCAAGCCCACGCCCGAGACGCTCGGCGATCTTCAGGCGTTTCTCGGCGACGACGATGGAGACACGGCCGACCGGACCGATGGACCGACGCTCGGGATCGCCCACGACGGCGACGCCGACCGAGTGGTGTTCCTCGATGAGACTGGTGAGATCGTCCATGAAGACACCATCGTGGCGATCCTCGCCGAACACTACACTCGCGCGAGCGACGCCGCCGACCCGGTGGTGGTGACCACGCCGAACGCCTCCTCCCGGATCGACGAACGGGTCGCGGCGGCCGGCGGTCGGGTGGAGCGCGTTCGTCTCGGCGCGCTCCACGTCGGGATCGCGGCAGTGCGCGAGGCAGGCGACATCGACACGTCGGTGGTCTTTGCGGCCGAACCGTGGAAACACATCCACTCCGACCTCGGACCGTGGATCGACGGCGTGGCGAGCGCCGCGGTGTTCTCACGGCTGGTCGCCGAGCAGGGACTCGCCGCGCTCCGCGAGCCGATCGCCGAGCGCCCTTACCGGAAGGTGAGCGTCGACTGCCCCGACGATCGAAAGGACGCGGTGATGAGGCAGCTCGCGACGACGCTCCCCGAGGCGTTCCCGGACGCCGACATCGAGACCGAACACGGCGTCCGACTCGACCTCAACGAAGGTTGGGTACTCGTCAGACCGAGCGGTACCGAACCCAAAGTCCGAGTGTACGCCGAGAGCGAACAGGTCGACGAACTCCGCGAACAAGCGGTCACGACGGTCGAGGCGGCCGTCGAAGACTGAACGTCGAATCCGCGAACATCGGTTTGGGAGTGGTCCTACGACGCGACCGCACCAACAACAGCCGGTGTTCCGATCGCCGTCGCGTTCTCACTGCCGTCCGCCGCGTCCGAGCTGATTCCGCTTGCGCCAAGCGGTCGTCGCTTGTCGACTTTTCGGAGACGTCAGTCGTCGGATGAGCGGCGATGGACGAGAGTCATACCTGTCCATCAATGTTGGTATTCGAACATCGTCAACATCGCTGGCTGTCCCGAATGAACGATACACTTATTCCACTACGACAGTGGTTCATGGCATGCGCACGAGTCCGGACAGACGACGATTCCTGCAGATCGCTGGAGCAGCCGGTATCGCCGGTCTTGCGGGCTGTACGAGCGGCGGTGGTGGAAGCGGTTCGGGCAACGACTCCGGCGGGTCGAACGGATCCGCGGGATCGAACGGTTCCGGTGGCAACGGCTCGAACGCGACCGGGAACGCGAGCGGCGGGTCGGGGAGTGGCTCCGACATGAACGTCGGGATGGTGTACGCGAAGGGCGGTCTCGGCGACAAGTCGTTCAACGACTCGGCCAACCGCGGTGTCAAGCGGGCCGCCGATGAACTCGGCGTGAGTTTCAACAACGCCCAGCCCGAGCAGAACTCGGACTTTCCGACGTTCCAGCGCCGATTCGCCCAGCAGACCAATCCGGCCTACGACCTGATCTGTTGTATCGGGTTCGCGCAGGTGAGTGGGCTCCAGGACGTCGCCCCCAATTTCTCCGACCAGAACTTCATGCTCGTCGAC
It contains:
- a CDS encoding ABC transporter ATP-binding protein; translation: MSLAISTTDLKKSYGDVQALDGLSLSVERGEFFGLLGPNGAGKTTFINVLVGLVRKSGGEASVFGHDVEDEYREARDRIGLAPQEFNVDRFFPIREVLIHKAGYHGISTEEAGERADEALQTVGIYDKRETRFDWLSGGMKRRFMLARALVSDPDLLILDEPTAGVDVELRRDLWEIITELNDDGTTILLTTHYIEEAERLCDEVAIMDSGRKVTVASPDELMARGNDTIRLQLRESPARVPAIDNERVESLDLDGDTLVVTAPQGGEVSPDLIRQLDRQGHTVVDIDISRTSLEEVFVELTRRDETGETNQADPADETESPEASI
- a CDS encoding ABC transporter permease — its product is MSVVSTGLRTLVHREILRFVRRPRNTFLPPLITNVLYFSVFGVILGARVGAIEGVDYILYILPGLIVLGVIANAFENASFSIFHGRWNEYIHEIQTSPLSYTEMVGAYVSASALRGVIIGVLIGIVGAIMIPLTIGTGVGLANPVYALAFVLVIAVLFAGFGVMGGLWARDFDYLTVLNQFIIRPLVFFGAVFYPLDALPPVWRTVSLVNPMVYMVDGVRYGFLGIASIEPNVSLAVLAGAATAVVAIDVWLFQRGYGLTE
- a CDS encoding YihY/virulence factor BrkB family protein is translated as MNTSLERAITVGRAIVHELRIEKVTFVAGSIAYHAFVSLLPFLLLVIAVLSAVGNPPEEAIVSLAGAVLTENAGDALVRELESAGASTGVSALGGVVLLWGALRIFRGLDTAFSAIYETEAHNTIADQFADAVVVFLTVGLAIAVAWGVDAVLATDGPGLGAWLLERLVLVCGLGLVLFPMYYVFPDADVSVREVIPGVAIAAVGLVAFVSVFQFYAALRTGEDGSVIVGILVLLTWLYVSGLIVLIGAVVNAVLSNRSQDIDIDPVIGDHATDGTRALDREHLAADLRNVTANVEEGDDLRIVVGATEVRLPSPRHAMAETDDETLVLEFEWPP
- a CDS encoding class I SAM-dependent methyltransferase; the encoded protein is MDENGHPTRRGVRETYDRIGSHFAETRAHPWPAVERFVERASPTTDAIEWGLDLGCGNARHAALLADRAEQVVGIDASRTVLDTARERIRGKKAGGAIELCQADATHLPLASDSVALGVYIATVHHLPTRDARVASLDELSRVLASGGRALVSAWSTSHETFDREEGFDTTVDWTLPGGETVPRYYHIYDPAEFERDVSASALGLERVFEETGNCYAVVCG
- a CDS encoding DUF5793 family protein, which encodes MRREYFDLHVSNTDWVAVDGQPAKPTLTIDFDGPSEVLEKRLAGADDGLVDADETDVNYRLHADDGDGVLSITNRITGDFVLELNADADGVLGFIRAARAYGEATDNEGRYRVIVRFEGRDVLTQDKTTFLVYNSEGNLVRQHSLIPGGVEL
- a CDS encoding phosphomannomutase — its product is MTLFGTAGIRGDVRERLTPELALAVGRAAGTDAVDREDASADIEFVIARDGRETGPALAAALEAGLESAGTTVRRAGVLPTPALAFASRGRRGVMVTASHNPPTDNGLKLFADGEEYGDDAEARIESRVEEDGSPAAWHDWGNAERIDPLAGYRDRIADYAEGHGAALDGIEIVVDCGNGMASRATPQVLRALGADVVALNANVDGHFPARGSKPTPETLGDLQAFLGDDDGDTADRTDGPTLGIAHDGDADRVVFLDETGEIVHEDTIVAILAEHYTRASDAADPVVVTTPNASSRIDERVAAAGGRVERVRLGALHVGIAAVREAGDIDTSVVFAAEPWKHIHSDLGPWIDGVASAAVFSRLVAEQGLAALREPIAERPYRKVSVDCPDDRKDAVMRQLATTLPEAFPDADIETEHGVRLDLNEGWVLVRPSGTEPKVRVYAESEQVDELREQAVTTVEAAVED